TCGCAGACAGCGTTCCAACAAAGTTGGtgatattttcatttgcaaGGGAAAAAGAGACTTAATTATGCTCAGTATTTACTGGGGGCTGGGGTGATGTGATAGAGTCTTTTTCTGTAATTATAAATCATTTCTAGATGAAAATTGAACTTAAGAAATAATTCTCAGTCCCGACAAGTTATTTAGTGCATCCAGCACGTAAAATGCTTGAtttcttccttgttttttgCTGCAGACTCTGGTTGTTAACCCCCCTGGCTGGAATCTATCagagagcagacagaaaaatgagaaattataCTTCCTCTAATGAACCAAACCTGCTATGCATGAATATAGTTGCaggaattaagaaaaaaaaaagcagatgatAATATTCAGCTTTTCTAACCTCTGTGACTCTCTGCATTACAGCATAATCCGTCTCCTATGCCCGAGCTGTAgactggagacacacacactcggctGCCCGGGGCAAGATGTGTGAGCCGCGTTGAACGAGTGGTAGGAGACAGGTGTACTGAGGAGAATGAGGACTTTGAGGAGGACCTTTGGGAGTCTTCTCCCTCCCATTTGAGATAGTAGCCTTTCAAGCCTTCCTGATGGGCCTGCCACACTACCTGCACCTCCTGACTCTCCACTGGGATCAGCTGAAGGTCGGCAAGAGCAGGCAGAGCTGttacaggaaagaaaaacaaaagaaagccaGGGAAAGGTTTGAACAGTTTGGTCAAGTGGAGCCGatacagtgtgaaaaaagtAGGATTGATTCATAAAGGAACTctaaagagtccggtctagacgtgctctgtatgaaaagtgccctgagataacttctgctATGATTGTTATGATAATTGGCAACTTCTAAAGGTcagttttcaggaaaaaaagaaataaacagaataaatgcgATGCTTTAAAGCAAAGACAACTGAATTATCTGGAATAAAACATGATAtacaaatgtcaaactgaaaGCGTACCCTCCTGAGTGCATGCCCTCACTGACATTGCTatttctttcccatttttatGCAGAGCACTGACTGTGACCAGGTACTGAGTGCCTGGCTCCAGGCCAGTAAGTAAGGTAGAGTTTCTCTGGTTGTGCAACGTCACAGTCTGGACACGTCCGCTCGGAATAGCGCCGTACTCCACCATGTATCTCCGGACCTGGCCTGGCTGCAGGGGACCCCAGCTCACACGGATCTGGTGAGGGCCAGAGTCGGACACGGAGACCACTGCCAGGCTTAAAGCATCTGAGGCAACCGTAGGAAGAAGGAACAAAGGTGAGGTGATGACTTCCAGCATCAAATGTAGATCAACTATAATGAATTTAGATTAGATTGAATCTCGTGAATATGGTACTACAACACACAAAGTTACCTGTTTGAACACCTCACTTGAAGTAAACAATCAAACTACAGAAACCCTAGTGTACTTTAGATTGCTGTTCAGCTGTACAAGTCAAGGGTTGTGTGTGTTATTACAAACTGTAAATGTGCAGACATGGGCCCTCATCTTGCAGTAAATAACAAATAGTAAATAGAAAACCAACAACCCTCTTGACCAGTGCTCAGCTGGCTGAATGATTTGGtcttcagcttttttaatatcattctgttaaaaaaaaaaaaaaaaaaggaaattcaaatCTATAAGCTTCcttgagcaaactccatcttcTGAGGAAGATAgtgaaaaattaacaaaaactcCATAACTGAGTGGACCTTGTGATGggactgttttgtcaactatTTCTTCTGTGGTTAAGCACACTGCAGGATTATAAAAACATGTGTTTAAAGGGGAAATACCTTTAAAATTATCTCACCAGGAAGAGTGGTGAAGTTAACAGAGAGTGTGTTAAACAGCCTCTGGTTGGACTCTGGGTGGACGGACGCTGTGTAGGTGGTATCAGGCTGGAGGTTAGTCAGCTCTACCCAGCTGGAGTCGCCTGAGAGAATATGTCTGGTCTCACTGTCTGTTTTCAACATGGAGTTATACCAGAGCTCATAGTAACCGCTGTCTGCTCTCAGAACAGGACGCCACTGCAGCACAGCATTGTGGGAAGTCAAGTGAACAATGCGCAGCCGTTCTGCACGAATAATTTCTATAGATAAGACAAGAtaagagaacagagagagggggagaagagagatagagaggcaaaaagagataaaatataGAAACTGGAATGaataattctgtatttaaaaatcacttttctgTCTAAAAATAACTTCCCAATGTGTGCATGGAGCTACTTTGCTTTTCAGTGATGAACCTAATAtttaataacacacacacacacacacacacacacacacacacacacacacacacacacacacacacacacacacacacacacacacacacacacacacacacacacacacacacaaacacataccgATGATGGCCTCCCTCAGATCTTCCGTGATGATGTTGATGTTATCTATGTCCACAGAGTAGAGGTGGGACTCCAGAGGAGGTGTCACTGCACGTTGTAAAACCTGGTAGTTGCCATGTACGGTAGATACAATTAACACAGAAACCCCCTGCGCCTTCAGCTCCGTCATGGGCTTCTCCACATCTCCAGGCTGCACACCATCAGTCAGCCAAAGCAGTATCTTTGGCacatcctcctccctctctgtcaggAGTTGCTGGGCCACCCTCAGCGCTGCCACAGTGTTGGTGTCTCCATGCAGGTGGATGACACGTCGCAGGGCTTTCTGTAGACTTTCCTGACTGTTGTGGATGTCCAGGCTGAACTCCAGGTTTGGGTTGGTGCCCACCTGCAGCAGGCCCACTCTTACGTGCCCACGGCCCAATGAGAAGGGGCGAAGCAGCTCGGCAGTGAAATGCAGGAGGCGTGAGAACTCGTAGTTTGCTATGCTCCCTGAGGAGTCCAGCAAAAGGAGAATATCCCCCTCACAGCAGTTCAACACTGTGAAcaacaggaggaaaaacaggaaggCCATTTTAATTTGGATGCTGTGTGAACCTCACATTCTCTTTATTGACAGGTTAActagtgattatttttctttggcACATTCTTTGGCACCTACGCTGCATCCTGCAATGACGAATCATCCCATCATGACTACATTAATATCTCAATCACACCGTATACAAAAAATTACTCTGATTTGTGGCATTTAAAGCAAGACTGATATTGTCCCAGATGCAGTTACTGTCCTTGCGCAAGCTTTAATATAAAGAATGAGAGGCGATAACATGTTTATGAGGTGTCTTGTTTCATACTTAACACTGAAGTATGATAGCGAGGAACCAAGAGAACCGGTCACAGGAGTCGATTTAATATATGAAACCAGAGTGAGTTTTACACTGTAgatacaaaagtaaaaaaagaagcagtgcagagagaggaagagaaagcacATCCCCCATCCTGGGATCTCCCCCCTTGAATGAACACATACTGGTTTCGCCGTCTCACCCATCATCATTTCTCAGAAGCAATTGTGCTGCATTTTGTCGTGAAAAAGTCGTCTTACTGGAATAACTTTCAATGAAAAGAATCAATTCTATCCACAAGCATCACCCTGCAGATCAGATTCGTCTCCAAAACATCTGGTGACTCACTCATCCATTGCTCAAGGACACCAGTGTGTGTTTCCTAATAATCCTGCTCACTGCACGTGACTTTTGGTAAATTCGGTGCCTGTAGTTCATGAAATATTGTTCTTATACCATCACCCATTATAAATGATTAATACTGTGACATTAGTTCTTAGAATAATTAGGATTGAGGACCAGATTAAATGCTGCATGGGAATTAATTCAACCCACATATAGCCATTCTTAATTGTTCACTACATAATGTACACATCTACTTTATTGCACCACTTCCTCCATATCGTTCACACTTTTCCATTTGCAGCACCTCTGCAGAACACACCCATTAATTTATTGCTGCAATGGTCCATAATCATTAAACTTTTAtaggaagacagaaaataaagcagtgGGAAAATAACcaggcagagaggaaatgagggagaaaaGCAATCAGATGAAGGGGCGTCAGCCAACATCTTAATGAAACACTGATAACTTACAAAGATAACAAGAGGAGATAGATGCTACAGGGGAAAAAGCAGAAGTTTCAACAAAGTGAAACCTCTGTGGAAATGTATGagtggagacagaaacacagaaacgaTACAGAAAGATGGGGAGACATGGTTGAATTAGAGTTGTTGATGGAGATGTGGGGGAACTGCTCCATCTTTGCATTCCTCGGAGGAGaagtgcatgtgaatgtgtatatttgtgtgagagagagaggtagattTGAACTTGTCATCTGTCATTTAATTGGTTTCAAGCTGTACCAATGCCATATGTCACAGTGCAGAGCGGCACAGATGAATGAAGAATATGTTAATGCTTCCTCATCATGCGCTGAAATCAAACAGACAGATGGTAGACTATCAAGTCTGTCAGATGAAAATCTATGCAACCTCTTCCAAACTCTCGATGATCTTTTTACACATAAACGTGTTGCTTTTTGCCGCTTTAAACGTTTACAGATTTCCTGTAGAAAAGTGAAACCacaaattaattacaaattcCACACATTCCACGTGGGAGTTATTTTGGGGGGATCTCTAACTCAGCTaataagtcaaaatattttcttttaattagcTGTGGCCACCTGTAAGGACCACACCTTTCTCTACATGTAAGTCGGCATTAAGACAAAAGCTCCTAATGTCCTTCAAAATACAGTAATTCACTGCTCCTGGAGAAGAATCAAACATGAACAATGAACAGTTTACCTGCATCGATCCCAACACTGCCTGGAGCGGCACCAGTTTTTGTTTCTAGTCTCTTTGCCCCCTATTCTACCTTCACACCTCTCACGGCTGCTAACCAATCACCGCTCTTCACGCCACACTTTCCATTAAAAGGACAGACTGTGGAACAGTTCATCCCACAGCGTTAGATATTGCCCTACAACTCGTCGTACattaatagtttgacatttttggaaatacacttattggCTTTCTTGCCGAGGGTTtgatgaggagattgataccactctcgcATCTGTATTGCAACTGTGAAGCTGGAGCTCCTGGCTGGgagcagtaacttcctggagtctgcGCTGGTTGCCTGGCTGCTACGCGCATTAGACCGGCTCTTTCCTCGTTTGCAGTTTTTGTTctgagctaagctaacgggCTGCAGGCTTCAGCTTCGTATTTACttgacagacatgagagtggtctcactgctctcatgtAACACTCTGCAAGAAAGCGAATATGTgcatttaccaaaatgtcaaactacttcTTTATGACCCATTgattttatttagctttttgaaCGTCATTATGCAACATGACATGGCTGATTTATTCTTTCTCTGTTCAATATTCCTATTGTGTCCTATTAGTTTAATTGTAATCGATTGTTTCTAGAGTCATTATTTACACCCAACAGATCTGTATTTTAGTTCAGTATTTTAGACCAGTCCATATgcacaaatgtgtttgtggaaCGATGAACAGATGTGTCATTTTTCTACTCATCATCCATCAGGTTAACTAGTGTTAACAGTGCCTTATCTGTTGATTTGACACAGTTATATGAATATGCCAGCAAGCCTGTGTAGAAACTTGTTTTCCCACCATTTGGGCACCTTGTCTGGTCTAAAGTAGAGATTTGTGTCGATAATAAAGCAAGACAGCCTCCCTCCAGCACCATCAAAGCACACGGCAGAGATGTATGGCATCTACAGCACATTGTCTTGTTAAATCTCTCAACCACATCTAGACCCAACAAAATGGTCTGTgtttaaaggggtactccaccaattttacaaataaagatCAGTTTGTCCCCCTCATGGAGAGCTTGTAAACCAGttgtataatgtatgtaatggCTCTGGGGGTGCTTTGTCAAGTAATCAGAGGTAATCAGAGTCATCTTGGCTTGGGCTTGGATAATACAAAATTATAACAGAGAGGCTGCTTTACAAATTGAGGGTTGCATTATCATCCAACTTAAAAGACAAGCAATAATAAATAGCTGGACTAACTCCTTTAAGAGTCACTCAggcagctgaaatgttttagGGCAGACCAGTGGCGACACCGGACACActgtttatttgcatgtgtttctaTAAACGGGTTGGGGTCCAATTTGGATGTGATATCTCAAGTTGTGTCATAATGTGGAAAAGATGacactttctcttccttttttttagcCTGTTACATGTAATACCCTCTAATAATGGGTTCCCTAGGAAGTTACAAAAACAACTTTAGCCAAGTTACAACCATCTGGCTTCTCTTCCAGcttaaaccttaaaaaaaaagagacaattttATAAACACCAGTATATAGAAATACTCTattagaagtaaaagtcctgtattaaaaactttacttaagtaaacgTACATTAGTACTAtaagcaaaatatacttaacaGTATGAAAAGTAATCATACAACTGTAACCATACAAAATGCCACACCCTTTATGTTCTGAATTAAAAAGTAATGAGCCACTGTTTTGCAATGTATCAGCACCCATGAATTCCCCTGGACAACACTGCCCAGGTGGCAACTTGTTCAAACCAGCCTGCCTGTTGAAATGATCCTGGCCTGTTGCTACTTATTAAATGTCAGTGATGGTGCTTTTCATGCCTCACTGTGGTCTGCTGCGATCTGACTCAtcaacatttattaacagcaatgtgtaaatattttactCTCTGTAAGGAAAAACAGTCCCCTTGATTTAGAGTGTATTTGCACAGATTACAGAGGTAATTTATTCAATTAAGgaaaatactttttgtttttctaaggGGTTTAACTTTAAGGCAAGACTCCATTTACAAAATATCTAATTTTCTTAATCTAAGCCCGAAGACGAATACGATTGCAACCTTTCagctttgtatttgtgtattagGTCTGTGAGATGTTAATGTTTCACTCGGTTACATAACTGTACCTCCTCTGTTTCATGTCTGTAATTGTAGCTCACGTTACCAACTCACCTGTGGCAGGTACAGCAATTTGCATGTTGCTCCGCGGCAACATCGTGCAGAGAAAAACGCAGCAAAGTAAAAAGCTCTTCATCCTTCCCAGGCAGCATCGAAAATCctgaatgtgattaaaaaacagacagaagaatcAGGTGAAATAACCGACACCAGATCCTCCTGCACCGGTTCCCATCACACTGATGAGTGTGACAGAAGATCCAGTCTGTGTCTGAGCCACTTCAGCAGAGTTTTGCTCCTCTGGTAACTTTGCTCCAGCAAACACCTGTGTCATTCGTACTCCTCAGTCTGCAGGGTTGTTTCCACTTTGAAGTTTAATGTGAGATTACCTCTCTCCCAGTCTGCCAGCAGTTTTCATGACTgtacacatttcattttactcctcctcctccagctgctgagccaggaaataaattaattgtcactttttttctaGACGTTGGTCTCTGAAGGAACTTTTAAAGACAGATGCCTTCTGGATGATTGCTGTTTTCCCTGCTTTCTCCTGTACCTTAATTTCCCTGGTCCGGGAGTCCTCACACTCAGTCGTACAAACATTAAGGCACTAGACCAAATGGACATGCATGTAAAAAGATTGTGTCCAACAGACGAACCAAGAAAATCTCACATAAGCTGCCAGAAGTAAATgtgtgcaagaaaaaaacatctgttttgcCTGTGCATTATCCTGTGTTAGAAGCATGGATGGAGTAGGAGACAATGGGTCTCTGAGCACAGACCTGTACAAGGTCCCTTACCCCTCCTACCTAGGAACAAGACAGCCGGACTGAAAGAGatacaaaatgactacaaacgAAACATCTGTATTTAGtcattttgcttctctttgtggtCACTTTGTTTCCTAATTTTACCTCTCGTGGTCCCTCGCTTTCTATCTCATTGTAGTCGTTAGATTGAATTTTCAACAAgaaatgtcatttcaaacaCGTGCTTTggcccaggggccccctgaCCCCTCTGCCCCTGGGCCAGTGCCCTCTaggcctgttcagtaatccGTCCATGGCTAGAGAAATAAACTTGAAACTGATCCGCTCCCCCTTTTCTCTGGGGACTCCCTGGAAGCCCCGCAAGCTGACTGCAAAACTGGACCCCACTTTGGGAAACAGCAACAGGGCAAGATATCTATTGGGATCAAGCAGCAGTAAAGAAAACCATTCGGCCAGTCCAGTAGACAGGATTACATTAAATACCACAGCTGCCACTTATAAGAACGAAAGTTCTACTCACATGCATTTATTACAGACGACTACGATAAGCCCCCACGTCTCTGCCTTCAGCATCTGGTACTTCAGTGGATATAATGTGGATGATCAGAAACTGCCTGAATGTGAcagcgttttgtttttttttatttgattttttttttatttaaattttgtgcaaAGACTTTGTGCAAGACAGGATGTGGTTCTGGGTGGGATAGAGGTGAAATGGCGGGGCAGAGACAGATAGGAAAgagatgtctgtgaagattctcagtcatccaggttaCGGTTATTCAAGAAAAGCTGAATCAAGTTCCACTGGACTCGGTTGTAGATAGTAGAAAGATAATGTTTCAAAGACATATTTTGATTTTGCCTTTTGATAAATGATCCACACACGTTTGCTTACATACCAGGCGGTTATCTCTAACTAGCAGAAGTTTAGTCTCTGCACGAAGATAAAGagtctgtctgtatgtttatgGTTCTTCACGTCTTCGGGGGGGTTCTTCTAATTTTGGTCGGAGATGAACTAGTGACTGTAAATGTCTCCAAGCACCTTAAATgaattgttttcaaaattttggaaaatgcactTATTCATgttcttgccgagagttagatgagaatatcgataccactgtcatggtggttagcttagcttagcataaaaaatggaaacagggaatcagctagcctggttctgtctgaaagaaaacaaaatctgcccaccagcacctctaaagttcactacTTAACATCTATGTCTTTTTGTTTAGGGGCGAAATCAAACTTAAATCACAAAACCCTTTAGAGGGTCCTGCCTGTCAGGTAGATGATTTTTACTGGTATTTTCTAGTATTCAGTAACGTCTATTTCAGTTATCAATAACTCACAAATCTAAAGAAGGGCAAAGATCCAATCATTCGGTTTTGATGGTTTATTAACATCCATTCAAGTTTTTAGTTTCTATTCACAGGATaaatccctcttttctctcaaaaAGGGAACATTCGGAAATCCAACCTGTCTCCTACTTGCTATACGTTATGAAATGCTTTATACTTTTTTGTTCCACTCTGAGCTTAGCTGACTTTCCTCTGAAACACTTAATCGCATTTTCATTCTGCTTGCAGTTTGGGTTCTCTTACTAACTGCAAATGCACAGTAACACGTCtctataaacacattttaatacataaaCCCACTATTCAAACATCAAATGAATTATTTCCACTAACAATAAACAGAATTATCATAATAATTAAATCCTGACTCATATGTAATAATTTGCACATGATAACAAACTCAACACCGAACAAAAGCCACtagatttacattttacacaagtTGTAACCCTTGTTGTACAGACTCtgagctgtagaggtgctggtaagcGAACTTccccctgtttctagtctttgtgctgaggtacctgctggctgtagcttcttTTCATTGGACActctgcaagaaaacaaataagtgtatttcccagaatgtcaaactcttccttCAGTTCTTTTGAAGCTTTGGaatatgttgctgttttctAAAATATCCCTGGTTTCACCTCCTCGGATAGTTCCTGTTCGATATCTGAGGCATCTGTGTATGAAGCAGTAAATCCAGTTTGACTCCACACTCTTGAACTCACCAGTCGCTCcattattaaactgaaaaatttcACTCACACGCATTCACACACTCTGGCTCATAGCAGCAAATTGTAGCTTTAATTGACAATAGAATCTATTGTGCTATTGGGAAGAAGTGTGAGACTTTGGTACCCTTGAACATTTCGTCATATTGAAACCCATTGTCACGggtattttacatttaaacctGAGCTTTCTGCTtagtgaaacattttattatgggatATGAGTGTGCTGTCGATGGACACTATTCTCCCACAGTGCAATacacaaaggaaatggaggagctgctgctggaattCAAAAGCATTAAATCTTGGGAAAAGCATTTTGCTGACAATTTGTAAAGTTTATCTGCCAGTAGCTTTCCGAAGTCGCCTCCAAAGTTGCAcgcattgttttatttcctttaactATGAAATGGTATTTCTTTGTATTGTAAACTGCTAAAACAGTATACTATGATGATTAGTATGTAGtcatggacagattatgagactATGGGCACGGCCCACAGATTCAAATATACGAAGAACAATTACTTCATTTCTTGGTGGttgttgtgtctctttttgcggtcactttgcatctctttgtagttatTTGATTGACTTTGCATCAAGAAATGTTAATAGTCAAATCACCCAGGGGACCCCTGACCCTTTGGCCTGTGCCTGTGTCCGGTTGGCCTGTTCAGGACTCCATCCATGCATATGGTCCATACTGCATAGAATTAGTAGGTAGTATGGATTTGGGACACATCTTGTTATTATAAACCCTTCACAATTTTTGCATGAATCAGATATATTAGATGGTCTAACAGTTCATATGAAGCAGATACAGTCAGTAGGCCACACACGGCTTAACATTGTTTCCAAAGTGATGCATGAGTCGTCTTCTCCAGCATCAGCAGCTCATGACTGTAACTCTCACTCTGGTGCATTGAAAGCATGCtgtttgtgctttcattttgaacCGGCAGTTGTTTTTATAGCTACGCGTATAATAAGTGAGAAATTAACTCTCACTGTAACACCCCGGCttctctgtgggtgtgtgtgtgtgtgtgtgtgtgtgtgttcaggcttCTAACTCAATTAATCTGTAGGAAGGCTGTGCAAGCAGTATTATGAATTCCTTCTGTGCATGCGGCATGACAACATACTTGATTAAACTGCCAGCACTTTATTCctcacagtgtaaaaaaatcACGGCCTGATTGTGGCAAAGAAGGAAGATGTGCTCTTAAAAAGCCATTTTATTAACACCATGTTGATGAGCTCTGCCTCTGCTGAGGAGTCCTGCTGATTAACTTCCAGATTAATGTGCTGTCGGCTCTCTGCCTCTGCTACACAAATTAACAGGATTTGTTATCACAACAGCACACAATAATATTGACCACACAGGGCAGGAATTAAGCAGTAACCTATTTCCCTTTAAGCCTGAATGTTTTCATAATGAACACGCACTTTAACAAGTGAACGTTAGATTGAACGTTTGGGCTGCGTCAGTGGTTTATAGGCTGAACGCCCTCAAGGGCAGCTTTGAACCAAAAAATATCTCCCTTgtgaaagc
This genomic interval from Xiphias gladius isolate SHS-SW01 ecotype Sanya breed wild chromosome 21, ASM1685928v1, whole genome shotgun sequence contains the following:
- the LOC120783272 gene encoding von Willebrand factor A domain-containing protein 1-like codes for the protein MKSFLLCCVFLCTMLPRSNMQIAVPATVLNCCEGDILLLLDSSGSIANYEFSRLLHFTAELLRPFSLGRGHVRVGLLQVGTNPNLEFSLDIHNSQESLQKALRRVIHLHGDTNTVAALRVAQQLLTEREEDVPKILLWLTDGVQPGDVEKPMTELKAQGVSVLIVSTVHGNYQVLQRAVTPPLESHLYSVDIDNINIITEDLREAIIEIIRAERLRIVHLTSHNAVLQWRPVLRADSGYYELWYNSMLKTDSETRHILSGDSSWVELTNLQPDTTYTASVHPESNQRLFNTLSVNFTTLPDALSLAVVSVSDSGPHQIRVSWGPLQPGQVRRYMVEYGAIPSGRVQTVTLHNQRNSTLLTGLEPGTQYLVTVSALHKNGKEIAMSVRACTQEALPALADLQLIPVESQEVQVVWQAHQEGLKGYYLKWEGEDSQRSSSKSSFSSVHLSPTTRSTRLTHLAPGSRVCVSPVYSSGIGDGLCCNAESHRDSSQGG